From Pseudomonas alcaligenes, a single genomic window includes:
- a CDS encoding LysR family transcriptional regulator, which translates to MLCAELKSFHMVARLGSITQAAKKLGLSQPTVTTQIRQLEGQYGVELFYRGGRRLTLSDEGARLLPMVQKLLQQEADIEFFLRNSGQVQGALRIGATAPYYVLDLVKSFRTQFPQCEVTLEIGNSLQVIEALEDYRVDLAASSQLVEDARLTRLVLGHDPLVLAVHRQHPLASHERVPLSALAGHCLLMRERGSTTRVLSEALLREAGVASGPLLEIGSRESIREAVLRNIGISIIARHEVPESPQLKVVELEGAPLIAEYLYCLKERRQARLPAAFLALARQAI; encoded by the coding sequence ATGCTCTGTGCCGAGCTGAAGTCCTTCCACATGGTTGCCCGGCTGGGCAGCATCACCCAGGCGGCGAAGAAGCTCGGCCTCAGCCAGCCGACTGTGACCACACAGATCCGCCAGCTGGAAGGGCAGTACGGGGTCGAGCTGTTCTACCGTGGCGGCCGCCGCCTGACCCTCAGCGACGAAGGCGCGCGCCTGCTGCCGATGGTGCAGAAGCTGCTGCAGCAGGAAGCCGACATCGAGTTCTTCCTGCGCAACAGTGGCCAGGTGCAGGGCGCGCTGCGCATCGGCGCCACCGCGCCTTACTACGTGCTCGATCTGGTCAAGAGCTTCCGCACGCAGTTCCCGCAGTGCGAGGTGACCCTGGAGATCGGCAACTCGCTGCAGGTGATCGAGGCGCTGGAGGACTACCGGGTGGATCTCGCCGCCTCCTCGCAACTGGTCGAGGATGCGCGCCTGACCCGCCTGGTGCTGGGCCACGACCCGCTGGTGCTGGCCGTACATCGTCAGCATCCGCTGGCCAGCCACGAGCGTGTGCCGCTGAGCGCGCTGGCCGGGCACTGCCTGCTGATGCGCGAGCGCGGCTCGACCACCCGGGTGCTCAGCGAGGCGTTGCTGCGCGAGGCTGGCGTGGCCAGCGGGCCGCTGCTGGAGATCGGCAGCCGCGAGTCGATCCGCGAGGCGGTGCTCCGCAACATCGGCATCAGCATCATCGCCCGCCACGAGGTGCCGGAGAGCCCGCAGCTCAAGGTGGTCGAGCTGGAAGGCGCGCCGCTGATCGCCGAATACCTGTACTGCCTCAAGGAGCGCCGCCAGGCACGGTTGCCGGCGGCCTTTCTCGCTCTGGCTCGCCAGGCTATTTAG
- a CDS encoding alpha/beta fold hydrolase: MPHLPAHQVPNQFVEVNGRLAYRVIGQGIPLLLCVRFRGTMDSWDPLFLDSLAEQGFQVHVFDYSGLGLSGGEPSYDPARLARDPLELIAALGLQRLVLGGWSLGGIAAQLVFLQAPQLLSHLVLFGTTPPGELVRTGEPLFYELARRENDFEDFVHLFFEPLSPESRAAAAQSATRIAARVEGQCPAVPHEWAGRQLGDGPRNPTLPVPPLLDALKRTQIPVLHIGGSHDIVFPVENWHALSGALPTLQLLTLPSSGHGPHLQYPQLCARHLANFVEGEGR; encoded by the coding sequence ATGCCGCACCTGCCTGCCCACCAGGTTCCCAACCAGTTCGTCGAGGTCAACGGCCGCCTGGCCTATCGGGTGATCGGCCAAGGCATACCGCTGCTGCTATGCGTGCGCTTTCGCGGCACCATGGACTCCTGGGATCCGCTGTTCCTCGACAGCCTTGCCGAGCAGGGCTTCCAAGTGCATGTGTTCGACTACAGCGGCCTCGGCCTGTCCGGCGGCGAACCCAGTTACGACCCGGCGCGCCTGGCCCGCGACCCCCTCGAGCTGATCGCCGCCCTCGGCCTGCAGCGTCTGGTGCTTGGCGGCTGGTCGCTCGGTGGCATCGCCGCCCAGCTGGTGTTCCTGCAGGCACCGCAGCTGCTCAGCCACCTGGTACTGTTCGGCACCACCCCGCCTGGCGAACTGGTGCGCACCGGCGAACCGCTGTTCTACGAACTGGCACGGCGGGAAAACGACTTCGAAGACTTCGTCCACCTGTTCTTCGAGCCGCTGTCCCCGGAAAGCCGCGCGGCCGCTGCGCAGTCGGCCACACGCATCGCCGCGCGGGTCGAGGGCCAGTGCCCAGCGGTGCCCCATGAGTGGGCCGGCCGGCAGCTGGGCGACGGGCCGCGCAACCCGACACTGCCGGTGCCACCGCTGCTGGACGCACTCAAGCGCACGCAGATTCCCGTGCTGCACATCGGCGGCAGCCACGACATCGTTTTTCCGGTGGAGAACTGGCACGCCCTCAGCGGCGCGCTGCCGACCCTGCAACTGCTCACCCTGCCCAGCTCCGGCCACGGCCCACACCTGCAATACCCGCAGCTGTGCGCCCGGCACTTGGCGAACTTCGTCGAGGGCGAAGGCCGCTAG
- a CDS encoding flavin reductase family protein produces the protein MNPHQTQVDLAKAYRLLNHGPTVLVSARHDGVDNVMAAAWACVLDFAPPKLTVVLDKATRTRELLERSGRFVIQVPTAAQLQLTNAVGNHSLKDDPDKLAKAGVELFDMPGHDLPFVAGCSAWMACELIAEPHNQNAYDLFIGEIVGAWADDRVFRDGRWHFEAADPDWRSLHHVAGGHFYAIGEALKA, from the coding sequence ATGAATCCTCACCAAACCCAGGTAGACCTCGCCAAGGCCTACCGCCTGCTCAACCACGGCCCCACCGTCCTGGTCTCCGCTCGCCACGATGGCGTCGACAACGTGATGGCCGCCGCCTGGGCCTGCGTGCTCGACTTCGCCCCACCCAAGCTCACCGTGGTGCTGGACAAGGCCACCCGCACCCGCGAGCTGCTTGAGCGCAGCGGCCGCTTCGTGATCCAGGTGCCGACGGCGGCGCAGCTGCAGCTGACCAACGCGGTCGGCAACCACAGCCTCAAGGACGATCCGGACAAACTGGCCAAGGCCGGCGTCGAGCTGTTCGACATGCCTGGCCATGATCTGCCGTTCGTGGCGGGTTGCTCGGCCTGGATGGCCTGCGAGCTGATCGCCGAACCACACAACCAGAACGCCTACGACCTGTTCATCGGTGAGATAGTCGGCGCCTGGGCGGATGACCGGGTGTTTCGTGACGGCCGCTGGCACTTCGAGGCGGCCGACCCGGACTGGCGCAGTCTGCATCATGTGGCCGGCGGGCATTTCTATGCCATCGGCGAGGCGCTCAAGGCCTAG
- a CDS encoding putative phage abortive infection protein — translation MNFSNPWLVFGAITLVFLGFLASLLGFIWPIEELSVSKSGVFGDSFGVLTSLFNGLALGGLILTIAQQKNEFKQQHFENILFEMIRLHVDLTASIDLKKKNDDGTEFLTEGRDCFKFFYEKLTGTLHYQDTNHKDKEEAKKFEDAYDYFWSKWHKELGHYFRSLYTIFKYISDSDIKDKKQYANIVRAQLSDYELLVLFYNCLARYGVEKFKPLVTEYELFDNLPVDKLYKQEDKSKYDPKAFGSNKSLN, via the coding sequence ATGAACTTCTCAAATCCATGGCTAGTTTTTGGCGCAATCACTCTCGTATTTCTCGGATTTCTAGCCTCTCTTTTAGGGTTTATCTGGCCCATAGAGGAGCTCTCCGTTTCAAAGTCTGGTGTATTTGGGGATAGCTTCGGTGTTCTAACATCTCTATTCAACGGCCTTGCACTGGGCGGGCTAATCCTGACCATTGCGCAGCAGAAAAATGAATTCAAACAGCAGCACTTTGAAAATATATTGTTTGAAATGATTAGATTACACGTCGACTTAACAGCCTCAATTGACCTAAAGAAAAAGAATGACGATGGAACCGAATTCTTAACCGAGGGGCGCGATTGCTTTAAATTCTTTTACGAAAAACTCACCGGCACACTTCATTATCAAGATACGAATCATAAAGACAAAGAAGAAGCCAAGAAATTCGAAGATGCATATGATTATTTCTGGAGTAAATGGCACAAAGAACTCGGCCATTATTTCAGATCCTTATATACAATTTTCAAATACATCAGCGACTCTGACATTAAAGACAAAAAGCAGTATGCAAACATCGTAAGAGCACAGCTCTCAGACTACGAACTTCTAGTTCTCTTCTATAATTGCCTTGCAAGGTACGGGGTAGAAAAATTCAAGCCTTTGGTCACAGAATATGAGCTCTTCGACAATCTTCCAGTTGACAAGCTATATAAGCAAGAAGACAAATCAAAATATGACCCCAAGGCGTTCGGCTCTAACAAGTCGCTCAACTAA